The genomic segment ACTGGATACTCGGCGCTTGGCTCCCCTTTTTCATACTCAACATCCTCGGTGAAGAGTTCATCTGGAGAGCGTTCATGCTGCCGAAGCAGGAGGCCGCTTTCGGAAGGAATGCTTGGTTGGTCAATGGTTGCCTTTGGTGCCTATTCCACGCTGCCTTTCCCTGGCAGGTCTTGGTAACCCTTATCCCGATCACCTTGATCCTGCCCTACATCGTCCAGCGACGGCGCAGTACCTGGGGCGGCGTGATTATCCGTGCCGGGTTCGGTGCGATCGGCTTTCTCGCCCTGGCATTCGGGCTTGGCTAAGCGTCCAAGTATGGAACTATTTTTGGGTCGGGAAAAAGGAAAGTATGAAGCAAGAAATGTGTTTTAAGTTCCTAGAACACCTCTACAAGTACTCGGCTGGGATCCTGAAAAAAGAATACATCAACGACACAGATATCACGTATATCAACAATGAAGTCGATAATTTTTTCCGTCGAGTACAAGCTTCTGGGAGCGCTATTAGGGGCGAAGGATGATGAACATGTGCAAAGGTTCAATAAAATATCCGAATTCAATGAGAGAATCAAAAAAGTAATTGCGGTTCTGGAATTCGGACAGAACCATTAACTGGTCCTTCGCATAAGTTCTTGTTCCATTGCAAAAGCATCGATACAAAATGAGACCTCGAGGCCGCCTTCAGCTAGGCGTATCGAAATAGTGGACTGGAATCTACCTTGAATGAAACAGGATCTTCTCCTCGTTCGTCCAATGGCTTGCACCCTATGCGAAGATGGAGCCCGCAAGCAAATCCTATGAAACCCTATCTTAGCCTCATCGCCCTGGTAATCCTCTCCCAATCGCACCCGATCCGCGCCCAAGCGGTGGATTCCAATTATCAAGAACAAATCCGACGCGTAAATTCCCAGATCCATGCCGGCAAAACCCTGATGTGGACCGGCACCGCCCTGCTGCCCGTAAGCGCTTTGGCCCTGGTCCCGGTCCTCTACGATGGGGCTTTCGGGATTACCGGGGCCGATGCCGGTTTCTCGGTCTTCTTCGCGGTCCTTGGCCTCGGGCTTATCCATATCGGCATTCCCGTTTATGGAGAGGGCGCCAGCAATCTGGAGAATGCCGCGGGCGGGGAGGCCTCCGCACGATCTGTATCCGCCGAATCCGGCTGGTCCCATTACCGGAGGAGCTGGGGATTCATGGCCGCCGGGTCGCTTGTGCTGGTGGCGGACTTTCCCGTGGCGTTCTTAGCCGCCTTCGAGCACAGAGAGAACGCTCTGACTTACTCGGCAGATGCCCTGGGACTCACCGGCCTCAGCCTCCTGGGCATTGGCGCGTTGGAACAGCATTACAGCCTGTACCGGTTCATTAAAGCCTCCGATCATGCCCGGGACAGCCTCAAGGCGCATCCTCAAGTTTCGCTTCTACCTTATTTACGCCTGGGTAAACAGGCGCCGGGCGCGGGAATGCGCCTGACTTGCTCGTTTTAAGGGGTATTTAGAAGGAGCTCCCGCTTCCGGAATCGATTAAATAGATTCGCGGGACATGAATGCTTTCGGGAATACCAATCAGACCTTGATGCGGCACGACTTCAAGCGCGCCTACTACCGCACATTGTTATCGGAGTTCGATCCCGAAGACATAAAGGAGCTCCTCTCCCGGCAGCCTTTGGCGATCGGGGAAAAGCGATATTCCCTTTCCGAAGTATGCGAGCTCTTATGGAAGGAAAAAGGGAAAGTCCCCTTCGCATGGGATTGCGCCACGGATAATGATCTGGAACCATTCCTGGTGTCCAAAGGACGGACCATGGAATGGTTCATGAAGAAGGTTCTCTGGTTGAACAACAACAGTTCGGTAATGCCGGGTAAGGTTTTGCTGAGTTGGTTCTATCCGAAGCTGGAGTCCATGTTCCGCGCCTTGGACGCGCGCGAGCTTATTTTCCCCCTCATTACCCTGCACAACGAGAATTGGATGCCGAACGTAACCAGCCGCCGGGTCAAGAAGCGAGAGGAAGGGGATTGGATCAAATCCGTGCTAGTATTCATCCATGATTCCACGTATTCGGAAAGGTTGGACTGGGATTTCGATGCGATAGCCGGGCCCCAGTTCCTTTCGGTGCCTGGTGTGCTGGCGATGCCGCATTTCGAGAGGCACGTGATGATCAGCGATAGCCGGCACGTGGAGCGGGTGATTTGGGAAGAAGCCGATGCTCCAAGCTACGCAGAGGATTCCATGCTCATCAACGGCGAACCTTACGGGAAAAAGACTTCCTTCTCCGCCTTCTGCAAGAAAGCGGATATCGATTTGGATAAATATAAGCCGCCGGATTTGCCGGTGATCGAAATGGATCGGGATTACTTTTGCCCCATCCGCAAGCGGAACGTCCTATACGCGGGATGCGCTTACGGAGCGCCCTTTTATCTTCATTCGATCGAATACCGCAAGATCGCGCATATGAAGAAGGACTTGCTGAAGACCATCGTTTCCGATCTCGTGCGTGAAGACGAGATGAACATGGATGATCTGGAATCCAAGCATCTGGCATTGCTCGCCGCCCTTAAGGAAACCTACGCCTTCAGGTATTTCCATGCCGATGAAAGCATGACGCTGAACGACGCCGGCTTCATCAAGGGGGTATCCGCCAAGATCCTGAAATACCTTTTGGAGGCGTATCTGACCCATGGGCGGGATGCGTTCGAGTATAAGGAATTGAAAAGGCAATTCGAAATCACCTTGGGCCAGAAAAACGCGAATTTCGAAATCCGCTTTTACCGGTTAGTGGAAAAGCTGGATAACGATTCGCCCGGTTTCCGCATCCAGAGGACCGGACGCGGGAAATTCCGCGTGGCCACAAAAGGCATGCTGCGTTTCTCGGATGGCTGATTTAATGGAGGGCGGGTGCGAGACCGAGTCTTCTTTACATGCTCCCTTACTCGCCACCAACCCGATCCACGGGTTCCAGCCCATGCAGATACAGGTAGATCGACTCAAGATCGAAATCGGTCATGCGGCTGAACGGCCCCCAGGGCATCGGGCTCCATTGCCTCACCTTGCCCCGGTGGAAGCGGGCCACGAACTGTTCGCGGGTCCAACCGGTGATGATGCCCGTGCGAGGATCGGGGGTGAGGTTCGGGCTGACCACCACCTGCGTAGGATAGTCGGCCTTGCGAAGGACCAGGCCGCCCGCGAATCGGGGTCCGGTGAATTCCCCCGTCTTCATGTTCCGGGCCGTATGGCAGGATGCGCAAGTGGCCAGGGAATTGGCCAGGTAGCCGCCCCATTCCGCCGAAGGCGCGGCCGGCGGGCCCGCCGGGGCGGGTCGCTCCCCGGAGAATGGCCCCAGGAACCAGGCCTTGGTGATCCAGCCCATGGCGTTGTACCGGCTCGGGGGTACCTCGTGGGTTACGGGGGGCAAGGTACGCAGGTAGGAAACGATGGCGAGAAGATCGGCATCGGAAAGGTCCGGGTATTGCATGACGGGGAGGCCCACGTGCCCGCGGTGGTCGATGCCGGTGCGGAAGAAGCGGGCCAAGAGGGAATCGGGAACCGCGCCCAGGCCCGTAGCGACGTCGGAGGTGAGGTTGGTCGCGCGCATTTCGCCCAGGAAGGTCCGTAAGACGTACCCGCCGGTCAGAGGCGCTTCCCCGCCCGGCGTCCCGGCGCCCGGCGTCCCGCCGCCCCCATCGACAATCGCTTTTGCCTCCGGCGCGGCATGGCAGTCGGCGCAATGCCCAGGTCCATAGACGAGATAACGCCCGTGGGCGATAACCGCCGAATCCCGCGAGGCCGTAAAGGACCGGGCGGGCGCCTCGAACACGCGATCTTTTCGCAGATAGGATAAGCCCAAGCCCCCGGCGCATAAGAGCGCCAAAGCGGCGGCCCCGTATGCGAGGGCGCGCAACCAGCGCCGCGGCTTCCGTCGCCTAAGCGGGTGAGAAGGCATGGCCCTTTTCGGAACTATTCGGATTGCCCAGGACAAGCTCCCGCGCGGCCTCCGGGGAAGCGGCCTCCGGGGAGGCGGCTTCTGGGGAAGCTTCGCCCAGCGCGAAGCCTTGCCAGGTGCCCCGACGCGCGAATTCGCTTTCCAAAGCGGCGCGGAGCGCATCCTTGTCCCGACACCATAGGGGGGCGAGCAGCATTCCCGGCGGCGCGTCCCCGGACAAGCGTTGCACGCCGACCTGGGCCGGGGTGCGTTCCAGGACATCGGCGAGGCCGGCGACGTAATCTTCCGAGCCCAAGGGCGCCCAAATGCCGGACAGATAATCCGCGCCCAGGACCGTCCCGCGCACGGCATGCAAGGGATGGATCTTGACCGATTCGAAGCGCCAGGGCCGCAGGGCATCCGCGGTGGCGCGGAACTGATCGGGGCCTTCGCCGGGGAGCCCCAGGATCAGATGCACGCAAAGATCGAATCCGCGGCCGGAGCAGAGGTCCATGGCTTGGGCGAACTCCGCGAAGCAGTGGCCGCGGTTGATGCGCCGGAGGCTGGAGTCATGGGCCGATTGCAGGCCCAACTCCAGGGTCAGAAAGGTTTCCGCGCTCAGGCGGGACAGCAGGTCGGCGACCTTGGCGTCCACGCAATCGGGACGCGTGCCGATGGACAGGCCCACCACATCGGGATGGGCCAAGGCCTGGCGGTACAGGCTTTCCAGGCGCTCCACGGGGGCGTAGGTGCCCGAGAAGGGCTGGAAATAAGCGATGAAGCCGTCCACGCGGGAGCGGTCGCGATGGAAGGCTATGCCGGAACCCAATTGCTCGGCGATGGGAATGCGGCGGCTGCCGGCCACCGGCGAAAAGGCGCGGTTATCGCAGAAGGTGCATCCGCCCCGGCCCTTGGTCCCGTCCAGGTTGGGGCAGGTGAACCCGCCGTTGAGGGTAACCTTCCGGATACGGCGGCCCGCGAATCCCTTGCGCGCCAGCACGGACGCGTACGATGTATGGCGCATTCCCGAAGGCATAAAGCAAAAAACCGACCGCACGGGAATGGCTTTTATTCCCGCGGACACGGGAGTAAAACGCGATTACAACGGGTAGCGCGCCAATCCGGCAAGCCAAAATGGCGCGGAGCACCTGGCGACCGGCGTTTTCGGGGCGCCAATCGCATGCGTAGGATTGGCGCGACCCTTGCACTCCATATCGGCAGACCTATGAATCCGAATCGCCCGGAAGGCGCCCGCATCGCCGTCCTGTTCCTGCAGCCGCAATGCAATATGACCTGCCGCTTTTGCATCACGCAAGACGGCTTCTCGGCCATGCATCCGGAGGACGTTTTCCCCCTGCTGGATGGATTGGCGCGCTCAGGCATCGGGAACGTCATCTTCGGCGGCGGCGAGCCGCTGGCATGGCCCCATGATCTTCTCGGCCCGGCCCGCTATGCCAAACGTTTGGGCATGACCGTTCAGGTAGGCACCAACGGCATCGCGCTCAGGCCTCGTATCATGCAGTCCCCCGTCTTGGATCGCTTCATCCTGCCTTTGGAATCGGCGGATCCGCATGTCCACGATCGCCTGCGCCACGCCCGCGGCGGCCACCACGCGTTGATCCTCGATCGCCTGGAAGCCTTGGCCGAGCTTGGCCGCGAGGTCACCCTATCCACGGTGATCACCCGCGTGAACCGGAAAGGGCTGATGGGCCTGGCCGAATGGATCGCGGATTATCGCGCGCGCGGCGGCCATTTGCATGCGTGGCATCTATATCGATTCCTGGCGCGAGGCCGCGGCGGCGCGGTTTCCGGGAAAGAGCTGGGAACGCGGCGGGAGGAGTACCAGTCCGATTGCGAGGCGGTGAAGTCACGCTTTCCCGAACTGCCGATCCTCAAGCGGCCGGACATGACCCGTTCGCGCGCCGTCGGTTTCTATTGGATGGAAAACGGCCAAGTTCGTTGGTCGGGTCCCCATGGAGCGCCCGCGATGCGTAAGGAGATGAGGCAGGCCGCCGTCGCCTGACAAGGGCAGCCTTCCTCGATGCGGGCCTTCGGAAGGCCCTACTCCCCGCGATCCTTACGGGCCGCCGCCTCCAGGATACGGGCCGGGATCAAATCCAGCGACGCGACCTTCTCGGCCGCGCCAAAGGCGATCGCTTCCTTAGGCATCCCGAATACCACGCAACTGGCTTCGTCCTGCGCCAGGGTCGCGGCGCCCGCCTGCCGCATGGCGAGCAGGCCTTCGGCCCCGTCGTGGCCCATGCCGGTGAGGATGACGCCCACCGCGTTGCGGCCGGCATAGCGGGCCACGGAATGGAAAAGTACGTCGACGGAAGGGCGGTGGCGGCTGACCTGGGGGCCGCCCCGGACGACGGCGCGGTAGGCCGCCCCGTCCCGCATCAGTTCCATATGGTGGTTGCCCGGGGCGATGAGCACGCGGCCCGGAACCACCGAATCCCCGTCTTCCGCTTCCTTGACCTCCATCGCGCAAAGCGTATCCAGGCGGGTCGCGAAAGAGCGGGTGAAATGCTCGGGCATGTGCTGCACGATGAGGATGCCGGGCGCGTTGGCGGGCAGCGCGGTGAGCACGGCTTGCAACGCTTGCGTGCCGCCCGTCGAAGCGCCGATGGCGACGACGGAATGGGTGGTACGCGACAGGGACAGGCGGCCTAAAGGCGAGGCGGACGGAGCCTTTTTCGCTTCTTCGCGCCGGGCCACCCGCACGTGGGCCGCCGCGCGCACCTTGTCGCGCAACTCCACCGCCATCTCGCCGACGGCATAGGCCGCCCCCGGCTTGCAAACCACTTCCACGGCGCCGGCGTCCATGGCCTCCAAAGCGATTTCGCCGCCGCGCGGCGTCAACGAGGAAACGACGACGACCGGCATGGGGCGGAACTGCATCAGCCGCCGCAAGAAAGTAAGGCCGTCCATGCGCGGCATCTCGATGTCGAGGGTAATCACGTCCGGTTCCAACTGGACGATCATATCCCGGGCCACGAAGGGATCCGGGGCCGCGCCCACGACTTCGATATCGCCTTCCCGGCCCAGCTCTTGGGTCAGGACCTTGCGGACGATGGCCGAATCGTCGACGACGAGGACCTTGATGGGCCGGGATGGAACGGTTTGGTTAAGCATGGAGGGCTTCTTCCGGGTCGTAGGGCGCGCAGAAGCATGCCTGGAAAAGGATGGGCACGCCGTCGATCTCGAAAGCCATCACGTCCGATTTGCGCGCCAGCAGATCGGCCACGGCCGAAGGGAAGCCGAAGATGCGCGGGGACCCGAGATTGAAAGCGGTTCCAGTACCAAATAAAGTGGTAAGCAGGTGTCCGCAGGCGACGTTCAGGAATTCGCCCAAGGCGTCGCCGGCATGTTCGGCGGACTTTTCGTCCCCGGGCTCGGCGCCCAACAGGTTGGCGGCCAACTCCCGGGCCAAGGACTCCGGGAAAGCGGCCAAGGCCCCGCCGCGCGACGGGCCGTCGAAGACGAGGGATGCCGCCAGGTATTCTTCTCCTTGGGCCTTGAAACCGCCCTGGGAAAGCGCGTCGGCGAATAGGAAAGCCTGTTGCTCTAATATGGCGGGGACCGTGCTCAAGACCGCTTCGCGTTGCTGATTATCCATTTTCGACTCCCAGTATCTGGACCACGAGCGCCTTTAAGGCCTCGGGCCGGAATGGCTTCCGCAAGAAGGCGGCGATGCCGCGCTCCTTGAGTCCGCCGATGCGTTCATCGCTGCCTTCGGTGGAGATGACCACGATGGGGACGTCCCGCAAGGACGCGTCGTCCTTCAAGGCCGCGATCATTTCCAATCCGCCCATGACGGGCATGTTGAGATCGGCGAAGATGAGATCGGGCTTCCGCTCCCGCGCCAGGTCCAACCCCTCCTTGCCGTTCCCCGCCTCGCGCAAAGCGGCGATCGGGATGCCCGACAAGTTCAGGCATTTGGTAATGACGCTCTTCACCGTGCGGCTATCGTCCACCATCAGGATTTCGTATCCGGCGCTCATAGTTCCACCTCCCGCCCGGCGATCTTAAGTACGGTCTGGCCCGTGGCCATCCTGAGGCTCATGGTGCGGGGCACGCTGCCCCCCGTGTCTTCCCCCGAAACCAGGATGTCGTTCTTCCAAAGCAGCTTGCGCAGCACCGTGCAATTGCGTTCGCCGATGTTGAAGATGCCCTTCTCGTCCATGATGGCCGAGCCGCCGGCGACCTTGGCCACCAGGCTGCCTTTGCGCGCGCCCAGGTCGAAGAGCGCCTGCAGCAAGGCGGGCACGCCCGTATCCACGAACATGGGCGGATTGGCCGCGGCCTTGGCCGGGTCGATCTTGGACAAGGGTAGCATGCTATGGATGAGCCCGCCCACGCCGGCCTTGGCGTCATACAGGGACAACCCCACGCAAGAACCAAGGGAATAGGTGATCAGGGTTTCCTCGGGGGAATGGGAGATGGCCATTTCCGATATGCCTACCGTACGCATCATCTACCTGGCCTTTCCGTAGATGGACGGCCTCAGGCAGGCGAATCCGGTGTTCAGCCCGTTCAGGCTTTCGGCATGCCCCACAAGCAAGAATCCGCCCGGCCGCAGCAAGCGATAGCATTCGCGTATCAGCGCCTCGCGGGTGGGGCCGTCGAAATAGATCATGACGTTACGCACGAGGATGAGGTCGAAGGGCCCCTTCATGGGAAAGGGGGGCTGCGACAGGTTCAGGCGCTGGAAGGAGATGAGGGATTTGAGCGACGCGCGTACCGCCACGGAAGGCGTCTCGGCTTCGGGAGCGGGTTCGAACCAGCGGTTGAGGTAAGCCCGCGGGATCCCATCCAGCTTAGAGAGCGGATAGATTCCGGCGTGGGCGGCGGCGAGGATGCGGGTGGAAATGTCGGTGGCCAGGATGCGCGTATCGGTGCCGGGGCCGAGCCCGCATTCGGCCAGGGTCATCGCCAAGGTGTAGGGCTCTTCGCCCGAAGAGCTGGCCGCCGACCAGATGCGGAATCGGCTTTGCCCTTCGGCGCGCCAGCGGGTCACGTTTTCGGTGATGAACTCGAAATGCTCTGGCTCGCGGAAAAAACTGGTGGTGTTGGTGGAGATGGCATCCAACATGTGGATCATCTCGTCGCCGGCGGCGTCCTCTTTCAGGAGATCCAGGTAGGTCCCGAATTCCTCCAAGCCCAATTGCCGCATCCGTTTGCCGATGCGGGCGCTGACCAGGGATTCCTTGCCTTCGCTCAGGGCGATGCCGCAAGCGTCATAGACGATGTCCCGGAAGCGCGCGAATTCTCGGGGCTTGAGTTGCATGGAATCCCCCTCCGACTTGAGGATCCGGATGCGAACCGGACCCCGTAACGGGGAGGATACCTAGGCAATCGCCGTGCCATCTGGGAATCGGCCCTCCGGAAGGGAGCGCGCGGCCCTCGCATGGCCGCCGGAAGGGAGGGAACGAGGCCGGATGGGGGGAATCCGCACCGGCCGGATCCGGATTACTGATCGGTTTGAGGATCTAAGGGGCGGCCAATTCCTGGCCGTCGACGGA from the Fibrobacterota bacterium genome contains:
- a CDS encoding chemotaxis protein CheD, yielding MMRTVGISEMAISHSPEETLITYSLGSCVGLSLYDAKAGVGGLIHSMLPLSKIDPAKAAANPPMFVDTGVPALLQALFDLGARKGSLVAKVAGGSAIMDEKGIFNIGERNCTVLRKLLWKNDILVSGEDTGGSVPRTMSLRMATGQTVLKIAGREVEL
- a CDS encoding TIGR01212 family radical SAM protein (This family includes YhcC from E. coli K-12, an uncharacterized radical SAM protein.); this translates as MRHTSYASVLARKGFAGRRIRKVTLNGGFTCPNLDGTKGRGGCTFCDNRAFSPVAGSRRIPIAEQLGSGIAFHRDRSRVDGFIAYFQPFSGTYAPVERLESLYRQALAHPDVVGLSIGTRPDCVDAKVADLLSRLSAETFLTLELGLQSAHDSSLRRINRGHCFAEFAQAMDLCSGRGFDLCVHLILGLPGEGPDQFRATADALRPWRFESVKIHPLHAVRGTVLGADYLSGIWAPLGSEDYVAGLADVLERTPAQVGVQRLSGDAPPGMLLAPLWCRDKDALRAALESEFARRGTWQGFALGEASPEAASPEAASPEAARELVLGNPNSSEKGHAFSPA
- a CDS encoding chemotaxis protein CheX; the protein is MDNQQREAVLSTVPAILEQQAFLFADALSQGGFKAQGEEYLAASLVFDGPSRGGALAAFPESLARELAANLLGAEPGDEKSAEHAGDALGEFLNVACGHLLTTLFGTGTAFNLGSPRIFGFPSAVADLLARKSDVMAFEIDGVPILFQACFCAPYDPEEALHA
- a CDS encoding CPBP family intramembrane metalloprotease; protein product: MLTGGIATALGSITDRSKFHPSFMAFAPRGPGRYWILGAWLPFFILNILGEEFIWRAFMLPKQEAAFGRNAWLVNGCLWCLFHAAFPWQVLVTLIPITLILPYIVQRRRSTWGGVIIRAGFGAIGFLALAFGLG
- a CDS encoding cytochrome C, producing MRALAYGAAALALLCAGGLGLSYLRKDRVFEAPARSFTASRDSAVIAHGRYLVYGPGHCADCHAAPEAKAIVDGGGGTPGAGTPGGEAPLTGGYVLRTFLGEMRATNLTSDVATGLGAVPDSLLARFFRTGIDHRGHVGLPVMQYPDLSDADLLAIVSYLRTLPPVTHEVPPSRYNAMGWITKAWFLGPFSGERPAPAGPPAAPSAEWGGYLANSLATCASCHTARNMKTGEFTGPRFAGGLVLRKADYPTQVVVSPNLTPDPRTGIITGWTREQFVARFHRGKVRQWSPMPWGPFSRMTDFDLESIYLYLHGLEPVDRVGGE
- a CDS encoding response regulator yields the protein MSAGYEILMVDDSRTVKSVITKCLNLSGIPIAALREAGNGKEGLDLARERKPDLIFADLNMPVMGGLEMIAALKDDASLRDVPIVVISTEGSDERIGGLKERGIAAFLRKPFRPEALKALVVQILGVENG
- a CDS encoding radical SAM protein, which produces MNPNRPEGARIAVLFLQPQCNMTCRFCITQDGFSAMHPEDVFPLLDGLARSGIGNVIFGGGEPLAWPHDLLGPARYAKRLGMTVQVGTNGIALRPRIMQSPVLDRFILPLESADPHVHDRLRHARGGHHALILDRLEALAELGREVTLSTVITRVNRKGLMGLAEWIADYRARGGHLHAWHLYRFLARGRGGAVSGKELGTRREEYQSDCEAVKSRFPELPILKRPDMTRSRAVGFYWMENGQVRWSGPHGAPAMRKEMRQAAVA
- a CDS encoding chemotaxis response regulator protein-glutamate methylesterase, which translates into the protein MLNQTVPSRPIKVLVVDDSAIVRKVLTQELGREGDIEVVGAAPDPFVARDMIVQLEPDVITLDIEMPRMDGLTFLRRLMQFRPMPVVVVSSLTPRGGEIALEAMDAGAVEVVCKPGAAYAVGEMAVELRDKVRAAAHVRVARREEAKKAPSASPLGRLSLSRTTHSVVAIGASTGGTQALQAVLTALPANAPGILIVQHMPEHFTRSFATRLDTLCAMEVKEAEDGDSVVPGRVLIAPGNHHMELMRDGAAYRAVVRGGPQVSRHRPSVDVLFHSVARYAGRNAVGVILTGMGHDGAEGLLAMRQAGAATLAQDEASCVVFGMPKEAIAFGAAEKVASLDLIPARILEAAARKDRGE
- a CDS encoding protein-glutamate O-methyltransferase CheR, which translates into the protein MQLKPREFARFRDIVYDACGIALSEGKESLVSARIGKRMRQLGLEEFGTYLDLLKEDAAGDEMIHMLDAISTNTTSFFREPEHFEFITENVTRWRAEGQSRFRIWSAASSSGEEPYTLAMTLAECGLGPGTDTRILATDISTRILAAAHAGIYPLSKLDGIPRAYLNRWFEPAPEAETPSVAVRASLKSLISFQRLNLSQPPFPMKGPFDLILVRNVMIYFDGPTREALIRECYRLLRPGGFLLVGHAESLNGLNTGFACLRPSIYGKAR